One Deltaproteobacteria bacterium genomic window carries:
- a CDS encoding DUF91 domain-containing protein has translation MKTYTKNDVSERELEDLVRCNAGLIEEGLVYVDHQKPTAGGRLDVLMVDSGKSLVVAELKVTQDDGMLLQGLDYYDYVSAHVESYARLYKAHSIDPTQQVRLFLVAPTFSQTLVNRCKWLDLPISLFTFDCLKFEGDDDVVPIFQEREITAPPEIIEVTHLEDHLGYITDAAVRAKVTALLEEIKNWKPGSISLDPIKYGISMKVNNRVFAYLLPRRKHYIIATFDADDKWKEYPVKGDDDLENVRPIMQAAMERRTK, from the coding sequence ATGAAGACATACACCAAGAACGATGTCTCCGAGCGGGAACTTGAGGATCTCGTCCGATGCAACGCCGGATTGATTGAAGAGGGTCTGGTATACGTCGACCACCAGAAGCCTACTGCCGGAGGGCGCCTCGATGTCCTCATGGTGGACAGCGGCAAGTCGCTGGTGGTCGCGGAACTCAAAGTTACGCAGGACGACGGCATGCTGCTCCAGGGGCTCGACTACTACGACTACGTATCAGCTCACGTGGAGTCGTACGCCCGGCTCTACAAGGCGCACTCGATTGACCCGACGCAACAAGTGCGGCTCTTCCTTGTTGCCCCGACTTTTTCTCAAACACTAGTCAACAGATGCAAATGGCTTGACCTTCCAATCTCCTTGTTCACATTCGACTGCCTCAAGTTCGAGGGTGATGACGACGTCGTTCCGATCTTCCAAGAACGGGAGATCACCGCCCCACCGGAGATTATCGAGGTTACACACCTGGAGGACCACTTGGGATACATTACGGACGCAGCCGTCCGAGCCAAGGTCACGGCCCTCCTTGAGGAAATCAAGAACTGGAAGCCGGGGAGCATTTCACTTGACCCGATCAAGTACGGCATCTCCATGAAGGTCAACAATCGCGTTTTTGCTTACCTGTTACCGCGGCGGAAGCACTACATCATTGCGACGTTCGATGCCGATGACAAATGGAAGGAGTATCCCGTCAAGGGCGACGACGATCTGGAAAACGTCAGACCTATAATGCAGGCAGCGATGGAACGCCGCACGAAATGA
- a CDS encoding four helix bundle protein codes for MEGRKERGFRELLVWRQAMDLARDCYFLTKSFPKEELYGLTSQIRRAAVSVPANIAEGNGRGTRKDYVSFLRIAQGSLRELETYLILIVEIGLVRQEAVAPLSAQVNSVARLLNRLIQSLLPNP; via the coding sequence ATGGAAGGACGCAAGGAACGGGGGTTTCGCGAACTGCTCGTGTGGCGCCAGGCGATGGATCTGGCCCGCGACTGTTACTTTCTGACGAAGAGTTTTCCGAAGGAAGAATTGTACGGTCTGACCAGTCAGATCCGCCGGGCGGCAGTTTCGGTTCCGGCCAACATCGCCGAAGGGAACGGGAGGGGGACGAGAAAGGATTATGTCAGCTTCCTTCGCATCGCGCAGGGGAGCCTGCGCGAGTTGGAGACCTACCTGATCCTGATCGTGGAAATAGGGTTGGTTCGGCAAGAAGCCGTCGCGCCGCTCTCGGCGCAGGTGAACTCAGTGGCAAGACTTCTGAACCGCCTCATCCAGTCCTTGCTTCCGAACCCCTAA
- a CDS encoding DNA polymerase Y family protein translates to MSRLACLFVPDFPLAAMLRSEPELRGEPVIVTDGSGPRATIVAMSAAAARRGITTGLSAGQAHAIFAALITRATSRDGRRAAQAALADVAYSFSPRVEEASDGEVYLDIVGSAALFDSEAKLAHMLAVRAEHVGLSAQVGVAGSKIAAYLAARNGGGVTVVPANEEWAYLAPLAVSLLAPSPALRTTLTRWGIQRIGDLAALPASAVGTRLGPEGLALARRARGEDEQPLVPRSAPLQFEESVELDYGIETIEPLTFVLRGLLDRLTARLAVRGLVCGDLRLSLGLTNRARDDRTVVVAASNDVKALLTLVRLHLEAQPPAAPVETIRVGVVPERLRTIQLDLFRPNGPAPERLAVTLARLTALCGADHVGTPAVIDTHRPEAYGVKVATLFGCYVVREEGASSESGLTTNNLTANNLLPLALRAIRPPRPLEVHCDRGRLAFVRGDGVSGRVVSCAGPWRITGEWWHDGAYRRDYYDVQLSDGGVYRVFHDRQQWFVAGEYD, encoded by the coding sequence ATGTCCCGTCTCGCCTGTCTTTTCGTTCCCGACTTTCCATTAGCGGCAATGCTGCGCAGCGAGCCGGAGCTGCGCGGCGAGCCGGTGATCGTCACCGACGGGAGCGGACCGCGCGCCACCATTGTAGCGATGTCCGCCGCCGCCGCGCGCCGCGGCATCACCACCGGACTCAGTGCGGGGCAAGCGCACGCGATCTTCGCCGCACTGATTACGCGCGCGACTTCACGCGACGGCCGGCGGGCCGCCCAAGCGGCGCTCGCCGACGTCGCGTACTCGTTTTCACCGCGGGTCGAGGAAGCGAGCGACGGCGAAGTGTATCTCGACATCGTTGGCTCCGCCGCGTTGTTCGACAGCGAAGCCAAACTCGCCCACATGCTGGCGGTGCGCGCGGAACACGTCGGACTATCTGCGCAGGTTGGCGTGGCCGGCTCGAAAATCGCCGCCTACCTCGCCGCGCGTAACGGCGGCGGTGTCACTGTCGTGCCAGCGAACGAAGAGTGGGCCTACTTGGCGCCACTCGCGGTGAGTTTGCTGGCGCCAAGCCCAGCGCTGCGCACCACGCTGACACGCTGGGGGATTCAGCGCATCGGCGACTTGGCGGCATTGCCGGCCAGCGCGGTCGGTACGCGGCTGGGTCCAGAGGGACTGGCCTTGGCCCGGCGCGCGCGCGGCGAAGACGAGCAACCGCTGGTGCCGCGCTCCGCACCGTTGCAGTTCGAAGAGAGTGTCGAACTCGACTACGGCATCGAAACCATCGAGCCGCTGACGTTCGTCCTGCGCGGCCTACTCGATCGACTGACGGCGCGCCTGGCGGTACGCGGTCTGGTGTGTGGCGATCTGCGGCTGTCGCTCGGTCTCACCAATCGCGCGCGCGACGATCGCACCGTCGTCGTCGCCGCGAGCAACGACGTGAAGGCGTTGCTCACCCTCGTGCGTTTACACCTCGAAGCACAACCACCCGCTGCGCCGGTCGAAACGATCCGCGTCGGCGTCGTGCCCGAGCGCTTGCGCACGATCCAACTCGATCTCTTCCGTCCCAACGGCCCCGCACCGGAGCGTTTGGCGGTGACGTTGGCTCGGCTCACCGCGTTGTGCGGCGCCGATCACGTCGGCACACCGGCGGTCATCGATACGCATCGGCCGGAAGCGTACGGGGTGAAGGTTGCTACGTTGTTTGGCTGTTACGTTGTTAGGGAAGAAGGGGCCAGCTCGGAATCCGGCCTAACAACCAACAACCTAACAGCTAACAACCTTCTTCCCCTTGCGCTGCGCGCCATTCGTCCACCGCGGCCGCTGGAGGTGCACTGCGATCGCGGGCGGCTCGCGTTCGTGCGCGGCGATGGCGTGAGTGGCCGAGTCGTCTCGTGTGCCGGCCCGTGGCGGATTACTGGCGAGTGGTGGCACGACGGCGCGTACCGGCGCGACTACTACGACGTCCAACTCAGCGACGGCGGCGTGTATCGCGTGTTCCACGATCGGCAGCAGTGGTTCGTGGCGGGGGAGTATGACTGA
- a CDS encoding nuclear transport factor 2 family protein, translated as MSSVLEEKDAIRELQAQYCFHFDNAEFDRWLDLWTADGAFDVGRMGRFVGREVLQKFLKSIPLTNGSPMMKHCMMNSIVAVTGERATAQSYVVVVRGGDTLGLSIAGRYEDQLVKTAGGWRFQERKVLFDLMAPR; from the coding sequence ATGTCATCCGTCTTGGAAGAAAAAGACGCCATCCGCGAGTTGCAAGCACAGTACTGCTTCCATTTCGACAACGCGGAATTCGACCGCTGGCTCGATCTGTGGACCGCTGACGGCGCGTTCGACGTTGGTCGCATGGGGCGTTTTGTCGGTCGTGAGGTGCTGCAGAAATTTCTCAAATCGATCCCACTGACCAACGGCTCGCCGATGATGAAGCACTGCATGATGAATTCCATCGTCGCGGTCACCGGCGAACGCGCCACGGCACAAAGCTACGTCGTCGTGGTGCGCGGCGGCGACACGCTCGGCCTCAGCATCGCCGGACGGTACGAAGACCAACTGGTGAAGACCGCGGGCGGCTGGCGGTTCCAAGAGCGGAAAGTCCTTTTCGACCTGATGGCACCGCGCTAG
- a CDS encoding response regulator — protein MNLGPKILVVEDEPDIMRIITHALTAAGYRVVHAYGGEDAIRKVKSQRPDLVLTDLAMPKVSGVEVIQAIKKDPETQHIPILAVTAHVWDGIAQSAGQVGVNGFIPKPFNMKQLLLEVQKYLPSPN, from the coding sequence GTGAACCTGGGCCCGAAGATCCTCGTCGTTGAAGACGAACCCGACATCATGCGGATCATCACGCACGCGCTGACCGCGGCGGGGTATCGCGTGGTGCACGCGTATGGCGGCGAAGATGCGATCCGTAAGGTGAAGTCACAGCGCCCCGACCTGGTGCTGACCGACTTGGCAATGCCCAAAGTCAGCGGCGTCGAGGTCATTCAAGCGATCAAGAAGGATCCCGAGACCCAACACATCCCGATCCTGGCGGTCACCGCTCATGTGTGGGACGGCATCGCGCAGTCGGCGGGACAGGTCGGCGTCAATGGGTTCATTCCCAAGCCGTTCAACATGAAGCAGCTTCTGCTGGAAGTGCAGAAGTATCTGCCCTCCCCCAACTAA
- the priA gene encoding primosomal protein N' — translation MSDGGVARVVLLPAVGGLSELDYRVPPSLAREELLGRRVLVPLGRRRVLGVVCDVPATSARAQLKDIDTLLDPVPVLGAELLALCRWMADYYLASLADVVATALPGTLQIETERAIVLSGAALDVTTMRIDECALVAALRAGAQPQAALQRALALSAPAVARLIDRLRRKGVVEIRETLRERAPTKHLRFYEARTHVRGTTDFARRPALAAVYHYLRDHPLKRASVAELRGSFPNVTAKLRALLAAGLIQWRDEEVYRPVAAATPSDRTVVPTPDQTDAIAAITAAGAFAPFLLWGVTGSGKTEVYLRAVAAALAAERTALVLVPEISLTHQLVDRLHARFGTGVAVLHSALSVGERWDEWRRIARGEAPIVVGARSAVFAPLPRLGLIVVDEEHDSSYKQEDGVRHHGRDVAVVRARLARCPIVLGSATPSMESYHNARSGRYRLLELRERVESRPLPAVELVDLRQHRRGAAHAGSLILSAPFTAALQANFAAGGQSLVFLNRRGFANVMQCQVCGDTLTCPNCCVALTYHRVWQALRCHHCDHTVKQPSQCATCGERALTSWGAGTEQVEATLRELLPGARVARMDRDTMARKGAQRALLAAWEAGRIDVLIGTQMVTKGHDIPGVTLVGVLLADLSLNFPDFRSAERTFQLLTQVAGRAGRGDRAGRVIVQTLEPDHFSLRHAAGHDFAAFAAEELSNRRELGYPPFARLALMRFEGEQLVAVERLARAAAEHLRAARERGLAVLGPAPAPIERLRGRHRWQILCRSGSGTALRRHIAAAREQVRAAARAASVRVLIDIDPQGML, via the coding sequence GTGAGTGATGGCGGCGTTGCGCGCGTGGTCCTGCTGCCGGCGGTCGGTGGGCTGAGCGAGTTGGACTATCGTGTTCCACCATCGCTGGCGCGCGAGGAGTTGCTGGGGCGTCGTGTGCTGGTACCGCTCGGACGCCGCCGCGTGCTCGGCGTCGTCTGTGACGTGCCGGCGACTTCGGCGCGCGCGCAACTGAAGGATATCGACACGCTGCTCGATCCGGTGCCGGTGCTCGGCGCGGAACTGCTCGCGCTCTGTCGCTGGATGGCCGACTACTATCTCGCCTCGCTCGCCGACGTGGTGGCCACCGCATTGCCCGGCACGTTGCAGATCGAAACCGAACGCGCGATTGTGCTGAGCGGCGCCGCACTCGACGTGACGACGATGCGCATCGACGAGTGCGCGCTGGTGGCCGCGCTGCGCGCCGGTGCGCAGCCGCAGGCCGCGCTCCAGCGCGCGCTGGCGCTGTCAGCGCCGGCGGTGGCGCGCCTGATTGATCGGCTGCGGCGCAAGGGTGTGGTGGAGATTCGAGAGACGTTGCGCGAGCGCGCGCCGACCAAGCACTTGCGGTTCTACGAAGCGCGCACCCACGTGCGCGGGACGACGGACTTCGCCCGCCGCCCCGCGCTGGCTGCGGTGTATCACTACTTGCGCGATCATCCGCTCAAACGCGCAAGCGTGGCGGAATTGCGCGGCAGCTTTCCCAACGTGACAGCCAAACTGCGCGCGTTGCTCGCCGCCGGATTGATTCAGTGGCGCGACGAAGAAGTGTATCGCCCGGTGGCGGCCGCCACGCCGAGTGATCGCACGGTAGTCCCGACGCCGGATCAAACGGATGCGATTGCGGCGATCACCGCCGCCGGCGCGTTCGCACCGTTTCTGCTATGGGGCGTGACCGGCAGCGGCAAGACCGAGGTCTATCTGCGCGCGGTTGCCGCCGCGCTGGCCGCCGAGCGCACGGCGTTGGTGCTGGTGCCGGAAATCTCGCTGACGCACCAACTCGTCGATCGCTTGCACGCCCGCTTCGGCACTGGCGTCGCCGTGCTGCACAGTGCCCTGAGCGTCGGCGAGCGCTGGGACGAGTGGCGGCGCATCGCCCGCGGCGAGGCGCCGATTGTGGTCGGCGCGCGCTCGGCGGTGTTCGCGCCGTTGCCGCGCCTGGGTCTCATCGTCGTCGATGAAGAGCACGACTCGTCGTACAAACAGGAGGACGGCGTGCGTCATCATGGACGTGATGTCGCGGTGGTGCGGGCACGCTTGGCGCGGTGTCCCATCGTCTTGGGCTCGGCGACGCCGTCGATGGAGAGCTACCACAACGCGCGCAGCGGACGGTATCGCTTGCTCGAGTTGCGCGAGCGCGTCGAGTCGCGTCCATTGCCGGCGGTCGAACTCGTCGATCTGCGCCAGCATCGCCGCGGCGCGGCGCACGCGGGCTCATTGATCTTGTCGGCGCCATTTACCGCGGCGCTGCAAGCCAACTTCGCCGCCGGCGGCCAGAGTCTGGTGTTCCTCAATCGTCGGGGCTTCGCCAACGTGATGCAGTGCCAGGTGTGCGGCGATACGCTCACCTGCCCCAACTGCTGCGTGGCGCTCACGTATCACCGCGTGTGGCAGGCGCTGCGCTGCCATCACTGCGATCACACCGTGAAGCAACCGAGCCAGTGCGCCACCTGTGGTGAACGCGCGTTGACGTCGTGGGGGGCAGGCACCGAACAAGTCGAAGCCACACTGCGCGAGCTGCTACCGGGCGCGCGCGTCGCGCGCATGGATCGCGATACGATGGCGCGCAAAGGCGCGCAGCGCGCGTTGCTGGCGGCGTGGGAGGCGGGGCGGATCGACGTGTTGATCGGTACGCAGATGGTCACCAAGGGACACGACATTCCGGGCGTCACGCTGGTTGGGGTACTGCTCGCCGATCTCTCGCTCAACTTCCCCGACTTCCGCTCGGCGGAGCGAACGTTCCAACTGCTGACACAAGTCGCCGGCCGCGCCGGCCGTGGCGACCGCGCCGGGCGAGTCATTGTGCAGACGTTGGAACCGGATCACTTCAGTCTGCGCCACGCCGCTGGGCACGACTTCGCTGCGTTTGCCGCGGAGGAACTCAGCAACCGACGCGAACTCGGATACCCGCCGTTCGCGCGGCTGGCGCTGATGCGATTTGAAGGTGAGCAACTCGTGGCGGTCGAACGCCTCGCGCGCGCGGCGGCCGAGCACCTACGCGCCGCTCGCGAACGTGGACTCGCCGTGCTGGGCCCGGCGCCGGCGCCGATCGAGCGGCTGCGCGGCCGCCATCGCTGGCAGATCCTCTGCCGCTCCGGCAGTGGCACCGCTCTGCGGCGCCACATCGCCGCCGCTCGCGAGCAGGTGCGCGCCGCCGCTCGCGCAGCAAGCGTGCGGGTCCTGATCGACATCGATCCGCAGGGGATGTTGTGA